In a genomic window of Punica granatum isolate Tunisia-2019 chromosome 6, ASM765513v2, whole genome shotgun sequence:
- the LOC116212370 gene encoding flagellar radial spoke protein 5 isoform X1 — protein MAVVAVHNVLPCSNLTPLKYSRSTTKLPTRLESRRAAPGSAVTRCCEGSSGEAGRLVTVKNGNDSLEICRILNGLWQTSGGWGRIDRDDAVEAMLRHTDAGLSTFDMADHYGPAEDLYGIFINRVRKERPPEYLEKVRGLTKWVPPPVKMTSDYVKEAINVSRKRMDVASLDMLQFHWWDYSNPGYLDALKHLTDLKEEGKIKTVALTNFDTERLQIILENGIPIVSNQVQHSIVDMRPQQKMAELCILSGVKLITYGTVMGGLLSEKFLDTNLSIPFAGPPLNTPSLQKYKRMVDAWGGWSQFQVLLQTLKKVADKHGVTIPTVAVRYILDQPAVAGSMVGVRLGLSEHINDSKKVFSLVLDEEDVNSIKEVSERGRDLLKVIGDCGDEYRRA, from the exons ATGGCGGTGGTGGCCGTACACAATGTGCTGCCGTGCTCGAACCTCACCCCCCTGAAGTACAGCAGGTCGACGACGAAGCTCCCGACTCGCTTGGAGTCACGCAGAGCTGCCCCCGGCTCAGCTGTCACCAGGTGCTGCGAAGGGAGTAGCGGCGAGGCCGGCCGCCTAGTGACGGTAAAGAACGGTAACGACTCGCTGGAGATATGCAGGATCCTCAACGGCCTTTGGCAGACCAGCGGTGGGTGGGGCAGGATCGACCGGGACGACGCCGTGGAGGCCATGCTCCGTCATACCGACGCCGGCCTCTCCACATTCGACATGGCCGATCACT ATGGGCCTGCTGAAGATCTCTATGGAATCTTCATCAATCGTGTTCGCAAGGAACGCCCACCAGAGTACCTAGAAAAGGTCCGTGG TCTCACCAAATGGGTGCCTCCCCCAGTTAAGATGACCAGTGACTATGTCAAGGAGGCTATTAATGTTTCAAGAAAGAGAATGGATGTGGCTTCCTTGGATATGCTTCAGTTTCACTG GTGGGATTATTCCAATCCTGGTTACCTTGACGCGCTGAAGCACCTTACAGATCTGAAAGAAGAAG GCAAAATAAAAACTGTTGCTTTGACTAACTTCGACACAGAGAGATTGCAGATAATCCTTGAGAATGGAATTCCCATCGTAAGCAATCAG GTGCAACATTCAATTGTCGACATGCGTCCTCAACAGAAGATGGCAGAGCTTTGTATACTTAGTGGAGTTAAACTCATaac ATATGGTACTGTAATGGGTGGTCTGTTGTCTGAGAAGTTTCTCGACACTAACTTGTCAATACCTTTCGCTGGCCCTCCATTAAACACTCCTTCTCTCCAGAAATACAAAAGG ATGGTTGATGCGTGGGGAGGATGGAGCCAATTTCAAGTTTTGCTTCAGACTCTTAAGAAAGTGGCTGACAAACATGGGGTTACAATCCCGACAGTTGCTGTGAGATACATACTTGACCAG CCAGCAGTAGCAGGATCCATGGTGGGCGTTAGACTCGGCCTGTCGGAGCATATTAATGACTCAAAGAAAGTATTCTCCCTAGTTCTTGATGAGGAGGATGTAAACAGTATAAAGGAAGTTTCTGAAAGGGGAAGAGATCTCCTTAAAGTGATCGGTGATTGTGGAGATGAATACAGGCGTGCTTGA
- the LOC116212370 gene encoding flagellar radial spoke protein 5 isoform X2 encodes MCCVVNGMWQISGRWGRIDREDAIDDMLRYADSGLSTFDLADIYGPAEDLYGIFINRVRKERPPEYLEKVRGLTKWVPPPVKMTSDYVKEAINVSRKRMDVASLDMLQFHWWDYSNPGYLDALKHLTDLKEEGKIKTVALTNFDTERLQIILENGIPIVSNQVQHSIVDMRPQQKMAELCILSGVKLITYGTVMGGLLSEKFLDTNLSIPFAGPPLNTPSLQKYKRMVDAWGGWSQFQVLLQTLKKVADKHGVTIPTVAVRYILDQPAVAGSMVGVRLGLSEHINDSKKVFSLVLDEEDVNSIKEVSERGRDLLKVIGDCGDEYRRA; translated from the exons ATGTGCTGTGTTGTGAATGGGATGTGGCAGATAAGTGGTAGATGGGGTAGAATTGACAGAGAAGATGCTATTGATGACATGCTACGATATGCAGATTCGGGATTGAGCACCTTCGACTTAGCTGACATAT ATGGGCCTGCTGAAGATCTCTATGGAATCTTCATCAATCGTGTTCGCAAGGAACGCCCACCAGAGTACCTAGAAAAGGTCCGTGG TCTCACCAAATGGGTGCCTCCCCCAGTTAAGATGACCAGTGACTATGTCAAGGAGGCTATTAATGTTTCAAGAAAGAGAATGGATGTGGCTTCCTTGGATATGCTTCAGTTTCACTG GTGGGATTATTCCAATCCTGGTTACCTTGACGCGCTGAAGCACCTTACAGATCTGAAAGAAGAAG GCAAAATAAAAACTGTTGCTTTGACTAACTTCGACACAGAGAGATTGCAGATAATCCTTGAGAATGGAATTCCCATCGTAAGCAATCAG GTGCAACATTCAATTGTCGACATGCGTCCTCAACAGAAGATGGCAGAGCTTTGTATACTTAGTGGAGTTAAACTCATaac ATATGGTACTGTAATGGGTGGTCTGTTGTCTGAGAAGTTTCTCGACACTAACTTGTCAATACCTTTCGCTGGCCCTCCATTAAACACTCCTTCTCTCCAGAAATACAAAAGG ATGGTTGATGCGTGGGGAGGATGGAGCCAATTTCAAGTTTTGCTTCAGACTCTTAAGAAAGTGGCTGACAAACATGGGGTTACAATCCCGACAGTTGCTGTGAGATACATACTTGACCAG CCAGCAGTAGCAGGATCCATGGTGGGCGTTAGACTCGGCCTGTCGGAGCATATTAATGACTCAAAGAAAGTATTCTCCCTAGTTCTTGATGAGGAGGATGTAAACAGTATAAAGGAAGTTTCTGAAAGGGGAAGAGATCTCCTTAAAGTGATCGGTGATTGTGGAGATGAATACAGGCGTGCTTGA
- the LOC116210128 gene encoding uncharacterized protein LOC116210128, translating into MDVDSQPTMEETILVGDDLMMGPPSPLIPPEIASHVLEGVDLCDGILRNLFLCLQINDIEPFCQDEIVLYRQCAEKRDKELRQRLQESERKLGLSMPLNEASDRASQLQAEVTSLERRLILASGIEGMEGFRQRWSLHGRLTDTKQRLGSLKDGIENRKKDEPVRVNKANSKRWFFW; encoded by the exons ATGGATG TCGATTCACAGCCAACCATGGAGGAGACCATATTGGTCGGAGACGATCTGATGATGGGACCTCCCTCCCCTCTCATCCCTCCCGAAATAGCCTCTCATGTGCTTGAAGGCGTCGACTTATGTGATGGGATTTTAAGGAATCTATTTTTGT GTTTGCAAATAAATGATATCGAGCCATTCTGTCAAGATGAGATTGTTTTGTACCGACAATGTGCTGAGAAGAGG GATAAGGAGCTGAGACAACGTCTCCAAGAGAGTGAGCGCAAGTTGGGATTGTCAATGCCATTGAATGAGGCTAGCGACAGAGCCTCTCAGCTTCAAGCCGAAGTGACCTCTCTTGAGAG GCGATTGATTCTTGCCAGTGGAATTGAAGGGATGGAGGGATTTCGGCAGAGATGGAGTTTGCATGGTCGCCTTACAGATACCAA GCAAAGATTGGGGTCTCTGAAGGACGGAattgaaaatagaaagaaGGATGAGCCAGTCAGAGTAAACAAAGCAAACTCGAAAAGATGGTTCTTTTGGTGA